ATGGCACTTGGACTGTCTCTACCACACAACATGTTTTCTAACAGTACAAAATAAATGCTGCATTTTGACTGCACAACTTGTATCTGTGTGCATTGGATGCACAACCAACAAACAAGGAGCAACCACAAATTGAACAATTTAAAATAGCATGGTcacaatatttaaaatatatatttaaaatacacAAAGTTCAAAAAagcatgaacatcagcaggttaTTGTGCTTGTTAGTTAAAGTCACAGCGTGTGTGAGAGCTGAGTTTTTATagaattcaaaaataaaataaataaaccttTTTAATTGAACTTCTGTTTCTAAGATAGTACCCAACTGAATATGCAACCATGAGACACACGTACTGGGTGCTGTTCAGCATACTTCATGATGCAGCTTCAGGTTTTGTGTGTGAGAGCAGGAAGACAGTTATTGTGTGGAGAGCATCTGTGAATCTAGACAGGCTGTAATACAAAGTAGCTGATGTGACTCACTGGAGAGCTgcatgctctctctctctctctctctctctctctctctctctctctctctctctctctctctctctctctctctctctctctctctctctcttcgttATCTTACATAATCTGTCACGTTGTTTGTCACGTTGCGCCCTAGCTTTGTCTTCATTTTAAGACCCACAACCTGcgtcttctttttttatttgccaAATGGACCTCTCCCTGCACGCTTGTGCACGCTTGGATGGATAGGCATGTGTCTATGCTTGTGTTTGTTACAGTGAGGGAAGGAAACAAATACAGGAGGAGCATGGGTAATGAAGTATTTAGGAAAAAAATCAAAGATAGAAGGTATATTATTATTTGAAAAACCAAGTTTAAAGAACATTAGGTACTTCTCATTTAAAAATACTTAGTCTCCGTCAATATACACAAGAACAATGTGCTGTTTGATGTACTTACAATGTGCTTAGCATACTTATTGTTTTACCTCTAGAACTTATAAATATACACTTGAAAGTACTTGACTGTTCTATAATCAAACAGCATTtggataaatatatacataattGCAAACATTTTTCATAATTCTGTAAAGTAATTTCACAGATACAACACTTAATTGTGTTTAAGTTTATATTTGCCAACAATAATTATATACAATTAGCATAGTAAGAACATTGTTAGTATTGAAAATAGCACACTTTTAGTACATTAATAAGGAAGTATACTTCAAATTGGTCAGTATACCTTGTTTTAATCTTGGTTATCTGGAAAGACATATTCAATCTGATATAGTATTTTGTTAAGTGACAGACTATGTAGTTCTGCATCTTCCGTCTGGTTCACCTTTCATCAGTCTTTCTTGTCTCGCCTATCGATCCTCTCTGAAGATCAACTGAAGGAGACAAGGTCAGAGGCCTAATAAGACAGAAAAAAGGCTGCTTGAAATCTGCCTTGGAGGTCTGTTCCAATCTGTGTTGATCTCTTGTCTGCTCTGCTGATGTGTGAACTTCTGTCAAATGATCTGTTAAGACTTGGCTCGATTTGCACACAAACATAACTTTAAATAAGTACTCAGCTGAAGCACATATCCTcatagtgtgtgtttgtgattgACAGCTCTTACTAACTGTGGTAATGAAGTGATGCTGCATAAACAGCATGTGtacatgtacacacaaagcatgtTCACTCAGAAAAGCTCCCTCATGTCCTTTTAGACACTGGCAGAGATAATGGTTGTTGTGTTGAGGGCTTCTTTTGATCATTTTCTTGTAATGGGGGTCCGATCACAAAATACTTCAAACAACGCAGCAGCTGCTGCTCGATACCCTCCAGCAGTAACACCATTCTCTTTCACAAACATGTGAATCCTCTCCACAGAAACATGCTTGGTGGAAGAaatgatgttgttgttgttcagtgGCTGTGTTCTATTGATTTCTTTCTGTGGTTTATTTTCTGGGTAGGGCTCGAGACCTGCATGTGCTTTGTCAGATCACTGTGCATTTCATATAACTGCTGTCGAAAAAACAAAAGGCTTAAACTCTGCTCAGCTACACTAAACTCTGTTCCTATATAACCTTCAATCAAGCTCTAATGTCAAACATAGCAAATACAGATGAAGAGCAAATACTATCAGTCATGTAAGCTGACCTTTGAAAAGAGAAAATGCACGCATAGatctactcacacacacacacacacacacacacacacacacacacacacacacacacacacacacacacacacacacacacacacacacacacacacacacacacacacacacacacacacacacacacacacagtcatcaCACGCACTTCTTCACTTTATGCCTTCCTGTGGTCTTCTGTCAGGTCTCCGACTTTGTTTTCGCTGGCTGGATGTTCTGGACTTTGGAAAGCGTGACTGGCACCCTTCCCTCTCCAGGGGTCTGTGGTTTCATGATGGGGGTACCTGTGAGAACAGCAGTTCTGCTAGGAGTGATATCTATACAAAGCAGTTTGAGTTCAGCCTAACAGTAAAAAGAAAAGCGTTTGCCGCATCAACATCTCATACCTACTCTTGATGTGTTGCTGAAGTTGGCTGCCTTTTTGCGTATTAATCATGGATGTTAAAGGTGTGTGTTTGGTAAATGAAGTGAAGCGGTCGCATGGTTAGCATTGAGAAATTGTTGTGGTTCGGTCTGGGTAAGAAAACTACTCAGTTaaatgtgaaaacaaatgttGGTTTGGATTGAAATGACTAATGTTGTTGATCTGAAGACATCTGTTAAAATATCTCAAACGTTTGGTTTCACAGGGGACATGGATGCAGGTTCTCTAGGCGAAATGTGTTTTACTCACCCTGTACTCCTCCATTCTTCCCAACATTAGTGTACTTTGTCTATCTTTATAAGCATCCTTCACTCTGAGTGTCTTGTAACAGCATTAATGAGTTTACTACCTGGTGCATCTTACACTAAAGGGTGCCTTGTGCATCACTATCAAGACGTCTACTCACGCATCAGTTTTAATTGCTCCGCTAATGAGACCTAGTTGATCATTTACTTTATTGCATTTGCTTTTTAACCATTCACAAATGTCTGTAAACGAGGTACAGACTGAAGGCTTACCAACTGTCGCGTGCATATCTGCCAACCTCTCTTTGAACTTCTGCTGCAGGTACAGTTCTTCTTTGGAGTAGCTTTTGGCAAAggcagatagcaggagacccaCAGCCATGGAGGTTCCTCCAACGCAGAACAACACGGCACCGGTCAGCTTACAAACATCCAGAGCGTGGTTAAAACTGACGGCGTGGCTGTTGAAGTGAAAGACACATGGCGAGAAATTAGAAATCAATCTCGGTAAGCAGTACCTGTCAACctaaaaaagtgaaaaatatgcaCCCAAAAAGTCACTGGGAAgccatttttaataaaaaggcTATTCTCCATTTTGAAATGTCTTTGTTGACTTGTTTGAATTGTTTTGACCTTTATATAATTAACTGTGTTAAATACACATAATTGCTGTGTAGGGATAGGAACGATGTCATTAACCCCCTTCCATTAATAcactgtatttttcttttacctGTCAACAAAAAGGAGGTCATCCTCTCCAAATGCCTCGGTCCTAGTTGGAGTGGCATATCCGACCAAAACAACAATAAGGCCCGCAAACAAGATCAGGGAGCCGAACGCGAGACAGACCTGGCCGAGAACACAATGACATGTTATACGACTACACGACCAGAGAAACCAGCAGGGTAGTGGCTGCTTAAACTCACCTTCCAGAGTAAAGAGCTCCACCTGCTAGGCGATCTCTGAATCTGAAAATCTTCATCACGTTCCCAGATAGAAGCTGTGCACTCCTCGTAAAACTGGAGAAGAGATCAAAAACAGACAGATGTTTTCACTTTCCAAACATGGACCCTGAAAACCCACCAGAGATCAAGATCTAAAAGCCTCTAATCTAAGTTTTCAAAAAGAAAACAGTTAATAATTGTTGAATAAactgccctgtgtgtgtgtgttgtgtaccTGGTGTAGGTAAGACCGGACTCCATACTGTTGGCAGTTTCCGCTGGCTTGGGCTTGCTCACCATACTCCGACCCACAGATCTCTGAGCAAGAAGTCATCTTTCACACCTGTCTACCTGCttgaggaaacacacacacacacacacggatgaATGCCGGGTGTGCAGCCACCCACACGTTTGTGGACAAAACCTCCATAGCATTTACCCGTGCATAAACATGCTCACATACATAAACAGTGTAGAACATATATGTATCACACAAGCATGTACCGTCTCACACGCACACTGCCAGAAAGTTATGTAACATTGTAATGAAGAACATTGAGATGAATGATGCGTTCTCAATGTCTGCCGTTATGAAATAAGCCATGAGATGTTGAATCGGTCCTCCTTTTTAGATTCAATACAGTGCCGGCTGAACCCAGAGGGTGCTGACATGCAGGGAAATAACCTTTTCCTCTTTTGATAATTCATTTCATGCAACAATAATAACATCAACATCCATTTTTTTTAGCTGTGCATCAAAAATTAAGCAATTTATTTCGTACTGTATGTTGCATTTTATATTgttatacaaaatatatacagtataaaggACATTCTGTGTAAAGATGACCTTGCTTGTTGACATATAGGAGGAGTTTCATTCACATAACAAAtccaacaataacaacaattgaATCCATGTGATATTTTTTGAATAGATCAGTGATGTGTGGAAAAAAGTAATTTGCCCAAACTAATGTGCTGTTAGAGGATTTGAATGTTTATACATAAAGATCATTCAGGTAATGTGAGTAGCTATTTTGGCAGCATCAAATGCATACAATATGTTTGTTACCCTGTTCTCTGTATTCTGAGGCTATAAAAACAAATTCAATTAAAAGACCGCAGAAGAGATGCTCTAGGACCTTTTTACTAGGAGCATTTACAAGTCCCTCAGCATCCATTTGAGATCCAGAGGCATTTCCCAGCTCAGGGCCTTGGTACAAACACAACTC
This genomic window from Pseudochaenichthys georgianus chromosome 16, fPseGeo1.2, whole genome shotgun sequence contains:
- the nrsn1 gene encoding neurensin-1; this encodes MTSCSEICGSEYGEQAQASGNCQQYGVRSYLHQFYEECTASIWERDEDFQIQRSPSRWSSLLWKVCLAFGSLILFAGLIVVLVGYATPTRTEAFGEDDLLFVDSHAVSFNHALDVCKLTGAVLFCVGGTSMAVGLLLSAFAKSYSKEELYLQQKFKERLADMHATVGTPIMKPQTPGEGRVPVTLSKVQNIQPAKTKSET